From Atribacteraceae bacterium, the proteins below share one genomic window:
- a CDS encoding flagellin translates to MGLRINQNMMALNAHRNLVSTNKALSRSLERLSSGLRINRAADDAAGLAISEKMRAQVQGLGQAMRNAEDGISLIQTAEGALNEVHSILQRMRVLSVQAANDTLTSSDRVEIQKEINQLRVEIDRIGNTTEFNTKQLLDGTTAALASTDRLSTVVFMRDGMRVIDQFGQKAVGGGNYRIDIQATPGAAQVMMTDIMRVMHAENVRNVPGTGANVSMVQRFNVVGAAGAAISEINIELTAATATTTATTVTWSAAGTITVQLARDAAGAVTATTQDVYNALAATAANVSVQSPTGAGPVDMAFNEVFNFRLGDGTVVAQEGLTTVANQIGSFVGDVANFSSELRNIDRFWDASGNFLLQNPQTITLIQGNGREASITLFSSDTVQSVIDKLNVAIGVGLEQNQDIGTARVTNYVSYVSPHQTAAITDQGFMSVPGNFVIQTAVTGNDGELNFLGDEDLIKALSLTTVQQSRENTFSIDVFDAHDPTRIVASNVEISGNRLIGLVHSSVDVEFASNSGLSVAWSAASSSWVFTGGTANQTTTFVHLADNTQVFQIGANPLQDVGAAIGDMRARSLGVHNVLVTTRDLANRAISQVDQAVARVSGERSKLGALQNRLEHTISNLGVSSENLAAAEARIRDVDMAEEMMAFTRAQILLQAGTAMLAQANTIPQTVLQLLR, encoded by the coding sequence ATGGGTCTGCGTATCAATCAGAACATGATGGCGCTCAACGCGCATCGTAACCTCGTGTCCACCAACAAAGCCCTCTCCCGCTCACTCGAAAGACTCTCTTCGGGTCTGCGCATCAACAGAGCCGCCGATGATGCCGCGGGATTGGCCATTTCGGAGAAAATGAGGGCTCAGGTACAAGGCCTGGGCCAGGCCATGCGTAACGCCGAAGACGGCATCTCCCTCATCCAGACCGCCGAAGGCGCGCTCAACGAAGTTCACTCCATCCTCCAACGCATGCGGGTGTTGTCCGTCCAGGCGGCCAACGACACCCTGACCTCCAGCGACCGGGTGGAAATCCAGAAGGAAATCAACCAGCTCAGGGTCGAGATCGACCGCATTGGCAATACCACCGAGTTCAACACCAAGCAGCTTCTCGATGGGACCACCGCGGCTCTGGCCTCGACCGATAGACTGTCGACGGTTGTTTTTATGCGCGACGGAATGAGAGTCATTGACCAGTTCGGTCAGAAGGCTGTCGGTGGCGGAAACTACCGCATCGATATCCAGGCAACTCCCGGTGCTGCTCAAGTGATGATGACCGACATCATGAGGGTCATGCACGCGGAGAATGTAAGGAATGTTCCCGGAACCGGGGCAAACGTGAGCATGGTACAGAGGTTCAATGTAGTGGGTGCCGCTGGAGCAGCGATATCTGAGATTAACATTGAACTTACCGCTGCCACTGCTACAACAACAGCTACCACTGTTACTTGGTCTGCAGCCGGCACTATAACCGTTCAGTTAGCTAGGGATGCGGCAGGGGCCGTTACCGCAACCACCCAGGATGTTTACAACGCATTGGCTGCAACTGCCGCTAATGTTTCTGTTCAGTCGCCGACCGGGGCAGGCCCTGTAGATATGGCTTTTAATGAGGTTTTCAACTTCAGACTGGGCGATGGGACCGTTGTGGCCCAAGAAGGATTGACTACCGTTGCCAATCAAATCGGCAGTTTCGTCGGTGATGTAGCTAACTTTTCTTCGGAGCTGCGCAACATCGACCGTTTTTGGGATGCCAGCGGGAACTTCCTGCTCCAAAACCCACAAACCATAACTCTTATCCAGGGCAATGGAAGGGAAGCCTCGATTACCCTGTTCAGCTCAGACACTGTTCAATCGGTGATCGACAAGCTCAATGTAGCTATCGGAGTTGGCCTGGAACAGAATCAGGATATTGGGACCGCCAGAGTCACTAATTATGTAAGCTACGTGAGTCCCCACCAGACGGCTGCCATAACAGATCAAGGATTTATGTCGGTTCCGGGTAACTTTGTCATCCAGACCGCGGTGACCGGAAATGACGGAGAGTTGAACTTTCTCGGGGACGAAGACCTGATCAAGGCGCTCAGCCTCACCACCGTTCAGCAATCAAGAGAAAATACTTTTAGTATCGATGTCTTTGACGCCCACGATCCGACCAGAATCGTAGCTTCCAATGTGGAAATATCCGGAAACCGCCTGATCGGACTTGTCCACTCCAGCGTCGACGTGGAGTTCGCCTCCAATAGCGGTCTTAGCGTAGCTTGGTCAGCCGCTTCAAGCTCATGGGTGTTCACGGGTGGGACAGCCAACCAAACCACTACTTTCGTCCACCTGGCTGACAATACCCAGGTCTTCCAGATCGGGGCCAATCCCTTGCAGGACGTGGGAGCGGCCATCGGTGACATGCGGGCTCGTTCCCTGGGGGTCCACAATGTACTGGTCACCACGCGTGACCTGGCCAACCGGGCGATCAGCCAGGTTGACCAGGCCGTTGCCCGAGTCTCCGGTGAACGTTCCAAGCTCGGTGCCCTGCAAAACCGGCTGGAACATACCATCTCTAACCTCGGCGTGAGCAGCGAAAACTTGGCCGCCGCCGAGGCCCGGATCCGCGATGTGGATATGGCCGAAGAGATGATGGCCTTCACCCGCGCGCAGATTCTCCTCCAGGCCGGCACCGCGATGCTGGCCCAGGCCAATACCATTCCGCAGACCGTTCTGCAGCTCCTGCGGTAG
- a CDS encoding four helix bundle protein — protein MQGVEEVGSNLAGGAARFSRKEFIQFVGMARGALSELETQLIIAKKVGYHVDGLLMDEVEVLRRKTLNCPRYLRLGNCRYGVTKNEDKPKEFCRSSSLPPQRGENE, from the coding sequence GTGCAGGGGGTTGAAGAAGTGGGGAGTAATCTGGCTGGGGGAGCCGCCCGGTTTTCAAGGAAGGAATTTATCCAGTTTGTTGGAATGGCCCGGGGAGCATTATCTGAATTGGAAACGCAATTAATCATTGCAAAGAAGGTGGGATATCACGTTGATGGATTACTGATGGATGAGGTCGAGGTATTGCGCCGAAAAACGTTGAATTGTCCGCGCTATCTTAGGTTGGGAAATTGTCGTTACGGCGTGACAAAAAACGAGGATAAACCGAAAGAATTTTGTCGCTCTTCCTCGCTTCCTCCTCAAAGGGGTGAGAATGAATGA
- a CDS encoding flagellar protein FlaG, with translation MNVQPVLKAAVSVNNAAVGQKREFSEIKPPRGEEKAAIVTEVSGRESREIPEEKVAEVARVLNQVLAILDIEARFSVHEKSREIMVTLLNRDTKEVIRQIPPEKVLDMLAQLKELVGILFDEVI, from the coding sequence ATGAATGTTCAACCGGTATTGAAGGCGGCGGTTAGCGTGAATAACGCCGCCGTGGGCCAAAAGCGTGAGTTTTCGGAGATCAAGCCACCACGCGGTGAGGAGAAGGCGGCTATAGTCACAGAGGTGTCCGGTCGGGAGAGTCGGGAAATTCCGGAGGAAAAGGTCGCCGAGGTGGCCCGGGTTCTCAACCAGGTGCTGGCGATCCTGGATATCGAGGCCCGTTTTTCGGTGCACGAAAAGAGCCGGGAGATCATGGTCACGCTACTCAACCGGGACACCAAGGAAGTGATCCGCCAGATTCCCCCGGAAAAAGTGCTGGATATGCTGGCCCAGTTGAAAGAGCTGGTGGGAATACTGTTTGACGAGGTGATTTGA
- the fliD gene encoding flagellar filament capping protein FliD, giving the protein MGIMTIDGLVSGLDTSDIIKKLMEIERAPITRMENDKTVNEAKIEILQDLNTRLLTLKSYADNLKTPSFFQSKSAVSSQSSVLGAEAGTTAQPGRHALTVERLALAHQVAAHNGIGQGYASKTAPAFGTGTITLQMGQTTRTITITAANNTLEGIRDAVNRTGLALSATVVSTETGFSLLVMSRETGVAGEVAFTVDLTGFTPGYELAFRNIQPAQNARVLLGTVNPLVYEGNSNRITDLIPGVTIDLKTTSAVPVMLDVTVDTSLVEENIRGFISNYNEVLDTIKQLTRYNPETRDQGVFLGNFVVSNLRHQLERVVSGIVASAPPETNSLPMIGIRLSREGRLQLEDPEKLRTALTDNLNGVRSLFTGGIATDLSDTLRNLTTSNGGVLWLERDRFQQRLTQIDRRIQSMEHVLALRETRLRRQFTRLEEVLGDLQAQGNWLTQQIQRMQTGAAGG; this is encoded by the coding sequence ATGGGCATTATGACGATTGACGGGCTGGTTTCGGGGTTGGATACCAGCGATATTATCAAAAAACTGATGGAGATTGAGCGGGCACCGATTACCCGGATGGAAAACGATAAGACGGTCAACGAGGCGAAAATCGAAATCCTGCAAGATCTCAACACCCGCCTCCTCACTCTGAAAAGCTATGCCGACAACTTGAAAACCCCTTCTTTTTTCCAGTCTAAGTCCGCCGTTTCTTCACAAAGCTCGGTCCTTGGCGCCGAGGCGGGAACGACGGCCCAGCCTGGGCGGCATGCCCTGACTGTTGAGCGGCTGGCCCTGGCTCACCAGGTTGCCGCGCACAACGGGATCGGGCAGGGGTACGCGAGCAAAACCGCGCCGGCTTTCGGGACCGGGACCATTACCCTTCAGATGGGGCAGACAACAAGGACCATCACCATAACAGCGGCGAACAATACGCTCGAGGGGATCCGCGACGCCGTCAACCGGACCGGACTCGCCCTCTCGGCCACCGTCGTCTCCACCGAGACGGGCTTTTCCCTGTTGGTGATGAGCAGAGAGACCGGAGTGGCGGGTGAGGTCGCTTTCACGGTGGATCTTACCGGATTTACGCCGGGTTACGAACTCGCTTTTCGTAACATCCAGCCGGCCCAGAACGCCCGGGTTCTCCTGGGGACCGTCAATCCCCTGGTGTATGAAGGCAACTCCAACCGGATAACCGACCTGATTCCCGGCGTGACCATCGACCTCAAGACAACCAGTGCTGTGCCGGTCATGCTTGACGTCACTGTAGATACCAGTCTCGTGGAAGAAAACATCAGGGGGTTCATTTCCAACTATAACGAAGTGCTGGACACGATCAAACAGCTCACCCGCTATAACCCCGAGACCCGGGACCAAGGGGTGTTTTTGGGAAATTTCGTCGTTTCCAACCTCCGGCATCAGCTCGAACGGGTGGTTTCCGGAATTGTGGCGAGCGCGCCACCGGAAACCAACAGTCTGCCCATGATCGGTATCCGACTCAGCCGGGAGGGACGCTTGCAGCTCGAAGACCCGGAAAAGCTCAGAACAGCCCTAACCGATAATCTCAACGGGGTCAGGAGCCTCTTTACCGGGGGGATCGCCACCGACCTGTCTGACACTTTGCGGAATCTCACCACCTCCAACGGAGGCGTTCTCTGGCTGGAACGCGACCGTTTTCAACAGCGCCTCACCCAAATCGACCGGCGCATTCAGTCCATGGAACATGTTCTTGCCCTGCGGGAAACCCGCCTTCGCCGCCAGTTCACCCGCCTCGAGGAAGTCCTGGGCGACCTTCAGGCCCAGGGCAATTGGCTAACCCAGCAAATACAACGTATGCAGACGGGAGCGGCGGGAGGATAG
- the fliS gene encoding flagellar export chaperone FliS, with the protein MNAYNGLMTRSYQRNAVDTGSPLRLIIMLYDGAIRFFRLAEKARQDGNAEQVREHIFKAEKIIFELMASLNIEEGGEIAAGLFRLYQFMVDQCSHVHEENGAEALANILKILVGLRASWVELEKAPQVFEPQPVNVSG; encoded by the coding sequence ATGAATGCCTACAATGGGTTGATGACTCGTTCGTACCAGCGAAACGCGGTGGATACCGGATCGCCCCTGCGGCTGATTATCATGTTGTATGACGGTGCGATCCGGTTTTTTCGTCTGGCGGAGAAGGCCCGCCAGGACGGAAATGCTGAACAGGTTCGGGAGCATATTTTCAAAGCGGAGAAAATTATTTTCGAGTTGATGGCCTCTTTGAATATCGAGGAGGGTGGGGAGATCGCCGCCGGTCTGTTCCGGCTTTATCAATTCATGGTTGATCAGTGCAGTCATGTGCATGAGGAGAACGGAGCGGAGGCTTTGGCCAATATCCTCAAAATACTGGTCGGCTTGCGAGCATCTTGGGTAGAACTGGAAAAGGCGCCGCAAGTTTTTGAGCCTCAGCCGGTGAACGTCAGTGGATGA
- a CDS encoding sigma-54 dependent transcriptional regulator yields MTVAKVLVADDEKYMAEMLCEILEEEGMLVETAAHGREALEKFRKFDFDLVLLDLRMPEMSGLEVLQQLKKDDPDIPVIVITAYGSVDNAVEALKIGAYDFVSKPFKIEELKNVVSKALELESLRREREYLREEMREEFQFEGVVGESPAMQEVMKVAKLVARTGASVLIYGESGTGKELLARSVHNQSERRDKPFVVVNCGAITETLLESELFGHEKGSFTGAHSRKLGKFELAEGGTVLLDEIGEMSPAMQVKLLRVLQEKSFERVGGTQLIRVDVRIIAATNRDLSKAMQENSFREDLYYRLNVMPIDLPPLRDRKEDIPVLCEFILRKHAKVLHKKVKGISPQTMRLLKKYHWPGNIRELDNVLERALILTQDETVKIEDLWLFREQGRAQKFKLLQDMEKEYVARVLNAVEGSREKAALILGISETALNQLAGENNTGEKGKKL; encoded by the coding sequence GTGACTGTTGCCAAAGTTCTGGTGGCTGATGACGAAAAGTACATGGCTGAGATGCTCTGTGAGATCCTCGAGGAAGAGGGGATGCTCGTGGAGACCGCCGCCCATGGCCGGGAGGCGCTGGAAAAATTCCGCAAATTTGACTTCGACCTGGTTCTCCTGGACCTCAGAATGCCGGAAATGAGTGGGCTGGAGGTCCTCCAGCAACTCAAGAAGGATGACCCCGACATCCCGGTGATAGTGATCACTGCGTATGGATCCGTCGACAACGCCGTGGAGGCGCTCAAGATCGGAGCGTATGATTTCGTTTCCAAGCCTTTCAAGATCGAAGAGCTGAAGAACGTCGTTTCCAAGGCTCTGGAGCTCGAAAGCTTGCGGCGGGAACGGGAATATCTCCGGGAAGAAATGCGGGAGGAATTCCAGTTCGAGGGGGTAGTCGGGGAATCACCGGCGATGCAGGAAGTGATGAAAGTGGCCAAGCTTGTGGCCAGGACCGGGGCTTCGGTTCTGATTTATGGGGAGAGCGGGACCGGTAAGGAATTGCTGGCCCGTTCGGTCCACAATCAAAGCGAGCGTCGGGACAAACCGTTCGTCGTGGTCAATTGTGGAGCGATCACTGAAACACTTCTGGAAAGCGAGCTGTTCGGACACGAGAAAGGATCTTTTACCGGGGCGCACAGCCGGAAGTTGGGAAAATTCGAATTAGCCGAAGGCGGGACGGTGCTTCTGGACGAGATCGGGGAGATGAGTCCGGCCATGCAGGTGAAACTTCTCCGGGTGCTCCAGGAGAAAAGCTTCGAACGGGTGGGTGGAACCCAGTTGATCCGGGTGGATGTGCGGATTATTGCCGCGACCAACCGGGACCTGAGTAAAGCCATGCAGGAGAACAGCTTCCGGGAAGACCTCTATTATCGGTTGAACGTAATGCCCATTGATTTACCGCCGCTGCGGGACCGCAAGGAGGACATCCCGGTTTTGTGTGAGTTTATCCTGAGAAAACATGCCAAGGTCCTCCACAAAAAAGTCAAAGGGATTTCTCCCCAGACCATGAGATTATTGAAAAAATATCATTGGCCGGGGAACATCCGTGAACTGGACAACGTCCTGGAACGAGCCCTGATCCTGACCCAGGACGAGACCGTCAAGATCGAAGACCTTTGGCTCTTCCGCGAGCAGGGCCGAGCCCAGAAATTCAAGCTGTTACAGGACATGGAAAAAGAATATGTCGCCCGGGTCCTCAATGCGGTGGAAGGGAGCCGAGAGAAAGCAGCCCTGATCCTGGGTATCAGCGAGACAGCATTGAATCAGCTTGCTGGGGAGAACAACACGGGAGAAAAAGGAAAAAAACTGTAA